In Candidatus Hadarchaeales archaeon, one DNA window encodes the following:
- a CDS encoding MMPL family transporter translates to MRLDPTYHLHHWSTRKMLLPPLLLALFFLCCLLVRGIPLSRDFRGGTLIQVRGMEGYPALAEVKGTVEGLLGGKVEVKLTSYGGLYGLDIEADNMDLPQEVRENLRRALADELGISENQVVVYNMGSILTSLSKKQARNALLVAPLFMILIVFLNFRSLRAGGGIVGTVWLNVFDALGCMSLLGVELSIGSMAGLLMLLGYSDDTNVLLVTAVEKGVGGSPRERAATAMRTGLLVNGTTFLVLLFVNLFTTSKLVDELTFPLLTGMVFDAVNTWFLNAALVLRKRERREVPVAF, encoded by the coding sequence GTTGGATCCCACCTATCATCTGCATCACTGGAGTACGCGGAAGATGCTCCTTCCTCCCCTACTTTTGGCCCTTTTTTTCCTCTGCTGCCTTTTGGTGCGTGGAATACCCCTGAGCAGAGATTTCAGGGGAGGTACCCTCATTCAGGTGAGGGGAATGGAGGGCTATCCAGCATTGGCGGAAGTGAAGGGGACGGTGGAGGGATTGCTGGGGGGAAAGGTGGAGGTGAAGCTCACTTCCTACGGTGGTCTCTACGGGCTGGACATAGAAGCGGACAACATGGACTTACCGCAAGAGGTAAGGGAGAACCTCAGGAGGGCCCTGGCCGATGAGCTGGGGATAAGCGAGAACCAAGTCGTAGTTTACAATATGGGTTCCATCCTGACCAGTCTTTCCAAGAAACAGGCCAGGAATGCCCTCCTCGTGGCTCCCCTCTTCATGATCTTGATAGTTTTCCTGAACTTCAGGAGTCTCAGGGCGGGAGGAGGAATCGTGGGAACGGTTTGGCTGAATGTCTTCGATGCCCTGGGATGCATGTCCCTTTTGGGGGTGGAACTGAGCATAGGATCGATGGCAGGTCTCCTCATGCTCTTGGGATACTCCGATGATACCAACGTTTTGCTGGTGACGGCGGTGGAGAAGGGAGTGGGGGGAAGTCCGAGGGAGAGGGCGGCCACCGCCATGAGGACGGGACTACTGGTGAACGGGACCACCTTTTTGGTCCTCCTTTTTGTGAATCTCTTCACCACTTCCAAACTCGTGGATGAACTGACCTTCCCCCTCCTGACGGGCATGGTTTTTGATGCGGTGAACACCTGGTTCCTCAACGCCGCCTTAGTGTTGAGAAAAAGGGAGAGGAGGGAGGTGCCTGTCGCTTTTTAG
- a CDS encoding MMPL family transporter codes for MVALLSVASVWRPWAEVNERARETLGWVSEFSRGLKFGVDIVGGSRILLSLQGSQLMLQFDPSELPGAYEEVVGRLENGLQTRVLPLDEKWEALREGLPYDLRTGIARIEIGLRATEPLLNLVENLIGGKAVLLRENVRNEVCSQTRNEVIEILKNRVDPLGTRGAVLKPLGGNLLLYEVPGLQPQEAEVLLGKQGRLEIWLENEVLLYGEHILRVDPPRASLEEKNAAELPFRLTDEGAKRFREGAAGKANYPTVVYMDRPVDAVLLVQEELLAGLPMLEYDGYSHMFRAKGFPEEGGGYYLQVPAVVTPKDTLSLEALSFLEEMSSLKFRLLLVGEFSEEVLRELPPSYSLENVPRPAEGGEAWIREACGCKSVITISPTLAQELLLGRTVKDLVITVSRSTGKEAMREARTLRTILSQRLPVGVSVEGETIVEARLGRTFLRQLLWAGLFSFLGVGVLIFLRYRRLKLTFTVMGTMVLELVITLGVVSLLPYSLNLAELAGIVLVIGTGVDAQIIITDEVLRGEVKEVRAPGGLRDRIKRAFRVIWGSSLTTLVAMLSLATLGFGEMKGFALITILGILLSVLLTRPLYARMVNAILTGGKEG; via the coding sequence GTGGTGGCCCTTCTCTCCGTGGCTTCCGTGTGGAGACCATGGGCGGAGGTGAACGAGAGGGCCAGGGAAACGCTCGGGTGGGTGAGCGAGTTTTCTAGGGGACTGAAGTTTGGTGTGGACATCGTGGGGGGCTCCAGGATCCTCCTCTCCCTACAGGGTTCCCAGCTGATGCTCCAGTTCGATCCCTCAGAGCTTCCGGGTGCCTACGAGGAGGTGGTGGGGAGGCTGGAGAACGGGCTCCAAACGAGGGTCCTTCCCTTGGATGAGAAATGGGAGGCCCTGAGAGAAGGTTTACCCTACGATTTACGTACGGGAATAGCTAGGATAGAGATAGGCCTGAGGGCCACGGAACCCCTCCTCAACCTGGTGGAGAACCTGATAGGGGGAAAGGCCGTCCTCCTCAGGGAAAACGTTAGGAATGAGGTATGCAGTCAAACGAGGAACGAGGTAATAGAAATTCTGAAGAACAGGGTGGATCCCCTCGGAACGAGGGGGGCGGTGCTGAAACCCCTGGGAGGGAACCTCCTCCTCTACGAGGTCCCAGGCCTCCAGCCCCAAGAAGCGGAGGTTTTGCTGGGGAAGCAGGGGAGGCTGGAAATATGGTTGGAGAATGAGGTCCTCCTCTACGGGGAACACATCCTCAGGGTGGATCCGCCGAGGGCGAGTTTGGAAGAGAAAAATGCTGCCGAACTACCCTTCAGGCTCACGGATGAGGGGGCTAAGAGGTTCAGGGAAGGTGCAGCTGGAAAGGCCAACTATCCCACGGTGGTTTACATGGATCGTCCCGTGGACGCCGTGCTCTTGGTTCAGGAGGAGCTCCTGGCAGGTCTTCCCATGCTGGAGTACGATGGTTACTCCCACATGTTCAGGGCTAAGGGTTTTCCGGAGGAGGGAGGGGGCTACTACCTACAGGTACCGGCGGTCGTGACCCCTAAGGATACCCTTTCGTTGGAGGCCCTTTCCTTTCTCGAGGAAATGAGTTCCTTGAAGTTCAGGCTTTTGCTCGTGGGTGAGTTCTCAGAGGAGGTGCTGAGGGAACTTCCCCCCTCCTATTCCTTAGAGAATGTACCAAGGCCTGCAGAGGGGGGGGAGGCATGGATAAGGGAGGCCTGCGGATGCAAGAGCGTGATCACCATCAGCCCCACGCTGGCCCAAGAACTCCTGTTGGGGAGAACGGTGAAGGATCTGGTTATCACCGTGAGCAGGAGCACGGGGAAGGAGGCGATGAGGGAGGCGAGGACCCTCAGGACCATCCTCAGCCAGCGTCTTCCGGTGGGGGTTTCGGTTGAAGGTGAGACAATAGTGGAGGCGAGGTTAGGTAGGACCTTCCTGAGGCAACTTCTCTGGGCCGGTCTCTTCTCTTTCCTTGGGGTGGGTGTTCTGATCTTCCTGAGGTACCGGAGGTTAAAGCTTACCTTTACCGTGATGGGGACGATGGTCCTCGAGCTGGTGATCACGCTTGGAGTGGTTTCCCTCCTCCCCTACAGCTTGAACTTGGCAGAACTGGCCGGAATAGTGTTGGTGATAGGTACGGGAGTGGATGCTCAGATCATCATCACGGACGAAGTCCTGAGGGGGGAGGTAAAGGAGGTGAGGGCCCCAGGGGGGTTGAGGGATAGGATCAAGAGGGCTTTTAGGGTGATATGGGGGTCCTCCCTCACCACCCTCGTGGCCATGCTTTCCCTGGCTACCTTGGGCTTTGGGGAGATGAAGGGCTTTGCCCTTATCACCATTTTGGGTATTCTCCTCTCCGTACTCCTCACTCGACCCCTTTATGCTAGGATGGTGAATGCTATACTGACAGGAGGAAAGGAAGGATGA
- the dapB gene encoding 4-hydroxy-tetrahydrodipicolinate reductase, with protein MIGVCLCGACGRMGKVLVRKIAEQEDLKLVAAVEAPNTPLAGKDVGEIAGVGRLGVEVVGAERLEEVLKRSGAKVMVDFTVAEAAVANVEVAAKLGVPVVVGTTGFSPEQMERLSSAVRRGNIPAVVSPNMAVGVNIFFRIVSELAKRLGREYDVEVVEVHHRGKLDAPSGTALKAARIVAESRGVETKVGREEGKGKRGGEVVIHSLRMGDVVGEHTVIFAGPGERIELTHRAHGREAFAEGVLKAVRFVVEKGRPGEIVGMEEVLGLR; from the coding sequence ATGATCGGGGTCTGCCTCTGTGGAGCATGTGGAAGGATGGGAAAGGTGCTGGTGAGGAAAATCGCGGAGCAGGAGGACCTGAAGCTCGTAGCGGCGGTGGAGGCCCCGAACACCCCCTTGGCCGGAAAGGATGTGGGGGAGATCGCGGGAGTAGGTAGGCTGGGAGTGGAGGTGGTTGGGGCGGAAAGGCTGGAGGAGGTACTGAAGAGGAGCGGGGCGAAAGTGATGGTGGATTTTACGGTGGCGGAGGCCGCAGTAGCGAACGTGGAAGTGGCGGCCAAGCTGGGGGTGCCGGTGGTGGTTGGGACTACGGGCTTTTCACCAGAACAAATGGAACGTCTGAGCTCGGCGGTGAGGAGGGGAAACATACCCGCCGTGGTCTCCCCGAACATGGCGGTGGGAGTGAACATCTTCTTCAGGATCGTTTCAGAACTGGCGAAGAGGTTGGGGAGGGAATACGATGTGGAAGTGGTGGAGGTCCACCACAGGGGAAAGCTCGATGCCCCCAGTGGAACTGCCCTCAAGGCAGCAAGGATAGTGGCGGAGAGTAGGGGAGTGGAGACGAAGGTTGGGAGGGAGGAGGGGAAAGGGAAGAGGGGAGGGGAAGTGGTGATCCATTCCCTCCGAATGGGTGATGTGGTGGGGGAACACACGGTGATCTTCGCAGGTCCCGGGGAGAGGATTGAGCTCACCCACAGGGCCCATGGCAGGGAAGCTTTCGCGGAGGGAGTATTGAAGGCCGTGAGGTTCGTGGTGGAGAAGGGCAGGCCTGGAGAAATAGTGGGGATGGAGGAAGTCCTTGGCCTCAGGTAA
- a CDS encoding ATP-binding protein, with translation MFDPAAFVNRTLPWLRREIGEEKVLAAVSGGVDSMVTAVLGHRAVGERLKVVFLNTGFMREGEGERVERVLAGMGIRMERREVEEEFFLALKGKTDPEEKRKAFREAFYSCFSKIAKELGIRVILQGTIAADVVETKGGVKTQHNVLEQIGINPLERYGYRVLEPLKDLYKPQVREVARFLGLPPEVSERRPFPGPGLSVRVLGEVTRERIELVRKATRIVEEETEGYPCFQAFAVLLSDRATGVSESGERKYGNIVVVRVVISEDAMRAEPLELPWGVLHRLSSRITREVPGVCRVLYDLTPKPPATIEFE, from the coding sequence ATGTTCGATCCAGCCGCCTTCGTGAACCGGACGCTCCCATGGCTCAGACGGGAAATAGGAGAAGAGAAGGTTTTGGCGGCAGTTTCTGGGGGTGTCGATAGCATGGTCACGGCCGTTTTGGGCCATAGGGCGGTGGGGGAGAGGCTGAAGGTGGTCTTCCTCAACACGGGCTTCATGAGGGAAGGGGAGGGGGAGAGAGTGGAGAGGGTCCTCGCCGGAATGGGCATAAGGATGGAGAGGAGGGAAGTGGAGGAGGAATTCTTTCTGGCCCTCAAGGGTAAGACGGATCCCGAGGAAAAGAGGAAAGCCTTTAGAGAAGCCTTCTATTCCTGCTTTTCCAAAATCGCTAAGGAGCTGGGGATAAGGGTGATCCTTCAGGGAACCATTGCCGCGGATGTGGTGGAGACCAAAGGAGGAGTGAAGACCCAACACAACGTTTTGGAACAAATTGGGATCAACCCCCTCGAGAGGTACGGATATCGGGTGCTTGAACCCCTCAAGGATCTCTACAAACCCCAGGTCAGGGAAGTAGCCCGCTTTTTGGGTCTCCCCCCCGAGGTGAGCGAGCGTCGTCCCTTCCCCGGTCCAGGTCTTTCCGTGAGGGTTCTGGGGGAGGTCACCCGTGAAAGAATAGAGCTCGTCAGGAAAGCCACGAGGATCGTGGAGGAAGAAACGGAAGGTTATCCCTGCTTCCAAGCCTTCGCCGTCCTTCTCTCGGATAGGGCTACGGGAGTTTCCGAAAGCGGAGAGAGGAAGTATGGAAACATCGTAGTGGTGAGGGTGGTGATCTCGGAAGATGCCATGAGGGCCGAACCCCTCGAGCTTCCTTGGGGAGTCCTGCACAGGCTCTCCAGCAGGATCACGAGGGAAGTTCCTGGAGTTTGTAGGGTCCTTTACGATTTAACCCCCAAACCTCCGGCTACCATCGAGTTCGAGTAA
- a CDS encoding aspartate-semialdehyde dehydrogenase family protein: MRSVAILGATGEVGQKFILSLKDHPWFRIEELYASARSAGKSYAEALNYGKETSRWFYKEQPGREILEMEVRSLEEIGNRVSFFFSALPSEVALEVEGRVAREKPVISTASAYRYFEDSFTYLPSVNESHAPMIEEQRRRRGWKGFVVPQPNCTTIGLALSLKPLYDAFGLEGVIMASMQAVSGAGYEAVSRWAEQRKKQGGSLPEPLDEYSPLTFEGNVIPYIKGEEEKVRKETVRLLGRLEGGRIQPASFKIACKCNRVPVLEGHTESVFVTLSKEAKVEELKECWRNFEGEPQRLRLPSAPPRPIVVVEEVDRPQPRFDCLRERGMVAVVGGVEATAFERCFQYTVLSHNTELGAARGAVLAAEYLYKVGYL, translated from the coding sequence ATGAGGTCCGTAGCCATTCTGGGTGCGACAGGTGAGGTGGGACAGAAGTTCATCTTAAGCCTGAAGGACCATCCCTGGTTCAGGATAGAGGAGCTCTACGCTTCAGCAAGATCTGCGGGCAAGAGCTACGCCGAGGCCCTGAACTACGGAAAGGAGACCTCAAGATGGTTCTACAAGGAGCAGCCTGGGAGGGAGATTTTGGAAATGGAGGTAAGGAGTCTGGAGGAGATAGGAAATAGGGTCTCCTTTTTCTTTTCCGCCCTTCCCTCAGAAGTCGCGCTTGAGGTGGAGGGAAGGGTGGCAAGGGAAAAGCCCGTGATCAGCACGGCTTCGGCCTATCGTTATTTCGAGGACAGCTTCACCTACCTCCCCTCCGTGAACGAGTCCCATGCCCCCATGATAGAGGAACAAAGGCGCAGGAGGGGATGGAAGGGTTTTGTGGTGCCGCAGCCCAACTGCACCACCATAGGGCTGGCCCTCTCCCTCAAGCCCCTATACGATGCCTTTGGGCTGGAAGGTGTGATCATGGCTTCCATGCAGGCGGTTTCCGGTGCAGGTTATGAGGCAGTTTCCCGCTGGGCGGAACAGAGAAAGAAACAGGGGGGAAGTCTACCGGAGCCCCTGGATGAATATTCCCCCCTCACCTTTGAGGGAAACGTGATTCCGTACATCAAGGGGGAAGAGGAAAAGGTCAGGAAAGAAACGGTTAGACTTTTGGGAAGACTGGAAGGGGGAAGGATTCAGCCCGCCAGCTTCAAGATAGCCTGTAAGTGCAACAGGGTGCCCGTGCTGGAGGGACACACGGAATCGGTTTTCGTTACCCTTTCCAAGGAGGCCAAGGTAGAAGAGCTGAAGGAGTGCTGGAGGAACTTCGAAGGGGAACCGCAGAGGTTGAGGCTTCCCAGTGCCCCTCCCCGCCCTATCGTGGTAGTGGAGGAAGTGGATCGTCCCCAGCCAAGGTTCGATTGTCTGAGGGAAAGGGGAATGGTGGCCGTGGTGGGAGGGGTGGAGGCCACCGCCTTCGAGAGGTGCTTCCAGTATACCGTTCTTTCCCACAATACGGAGCTGGGTGCGGCCAGGGGGGCGGTGTTGGCAGCGGAGTACCTCTACAAAGTAGGGTACCTGTGA